One Solanum lycopersicum chromosome 4, SLM_r2.1 DNA window includes the following coding sequences:
- the LOC104647114 gene encoding uncharacterized protein, whose protein sequence is MGSCISKCNPQKNSQEDDDDQHHECVKDKLVISQAPLSPKIHVPSSTIQPPRKLISSSPSSSSSSCSVSLSSFSSTATNVTLSSSLSSSSSSSSSSYFKDRSFSNDFLLSCAREHDHILDIKKNQVSHQTTSTMSTIGKKYTRSPSSSSSTTLSKPPSPRRECNSTTTPKKRPRANSPIMVRQKSFRKEHDQQLMIKGGNIGNNNTSSITSTYHHFPSTRTTLKSPSPSRRFPPNSNGDMKENSFRKSIASKGNNGSVISRSSSLRRENHFTPKNEGKIRNNVFPISPKIDEMEIGEEVKSNDQDLDSLLMEDINNPLIALDCFIFL, encoded by the coding sequence atgggttcttgcattagtAAATGCAATCCCCAAAAAAATAGtcaagaagatgatgatgatcaaCATCATGAATGTGTTAAAGATAAACTTGTGATATCACAAGCTCCcctatcaccaaaaatccatgttCCTTCTTCAACTATTCAACCACCTCGAAAACTTAtatcttcttctccttcttcgtcttcttcttcttgttcagTATCTCTTTCATCGTTTTCCTCTACTGCAACCAATGTTACGTTATCTTCATCTTTGTCATCGTCATCTTCCTCCTCTTCCTCCTCTTATTTCAAGGATCGTTCTTTCTCGAATGATTTCTTATTGTCTTGTGCACGAGAACATGACCATATACTTGACATCAAGAAAAACCAAGTTAGTCATCAAACTACATCAACCATGTCTACAATTGGCAAGAAATATACGcgatcaccatcatcatcatcatcaaccaCTCTGTCCAAACCACCAAGTCCTCGAAGAGAGTGCAATTCAACAACGACCCCTAAGAAAAGGCCACGTGCCAATTCACCAATCATGGTTAGACAAAAGAGTTTTAGAAAAGAACATGATCAACAACTCATGATCAAAGGAGGTAACAttggtaataataatacttcaagtattACCTCCACCTATCATCATTTTCCTAGTACTAGAACAACCCTAAAATCACCATCTCCAAGTCGAAGATTTCCTCCAAATTCGAATGGTGACATGAAGGAGAACTCATTTAGAAAATCAATAGCTTCAAAAGGTAACAATGGAAGTGTTATATCAAGATCATCATCTCTAAGAAGAGAGAATCATTTCACTccaaaaaatgaaggaaaaattagaaataatgtTTTTCCAATTTCTCCAAAGATTGATGAAATGGAAATTGGAGAAGAAGTGAAGTCAAATGATCAAGATTTGGACTCATTACTCATGGAGGATATTAATAATCCTCTTATTGCCTtggattgttttatttttctctag